TTCCCGCAGATATTTGCCGGAATGTTTACGACGGATTCTGCACTTTTACGTTTCACACAATCGGCACTTCGCATCTACTGTGCATGCCTGCTGCTGTTTGGGATTCAGATTGCATGTCAGATGGCATTTACCTCTTTTGGTAAAGCAAAAGCTTCGATTGTTGTTGCTGTTACACGAAAATTCATCCTGTTACTGCCATTGATTTACCTGCTTCCTCATATCTGGACAACGAACCAGACCAATGCCGTCTATCTGGCAGAACCAATTGCGGATTTTATCGCGGTATCGTTTACCTCGATATTATTTACTTTTCAGTTTAAAAAAGTCTTAAGGGAATTAAATCCGTAAACTTGCGACACCAGGCCGCACAAAAAAATGTCTAGAGCCAACAACTCTAGACATTTTTTCAACTATTTTGTTTTTCCTTACATTAACTTATATCCGCCATCAATTTTAATGACTTCACCATCAATAAATTCTGCATCATCACTTGCCAGAAATGCAACCAGCTTTGCCACTTCTTCCGGTTTCGCCATACGTCCCTTGCATGTTTTGGAAGCCTGATAATCTAATAATTCCTGTGGTAAATCCTTATTCATATCGGTTGCCACCCAGCCCGGGCACACACAGTTTACGTTTACATAAGGTGCAAACTGCAAAGAAGATGTCTTGGTAAGACTGATAAGCGCTGCCTTTGACGCATCATATTCCGCACTTTCCGCATTGTATGTCGTCATAACATCTATGGTTGCAATATTTACAATCTTTCCATATTTGTTTTTTACCATTTCTGCTCCAAGAATTTGCGTAAGTAAAAATGGTGCATACAAATTTACCTGCATGGACTGTTCAAATCCCTGTACTGTTTTCTTTTGAAACTCATCATACAGCGCAATCCCCGCATTGTTTACAAGCACATCTACTCTTCCAAACACCTCTAAAGCCTTCGATGCCAGTTCTCTGACCTCGCTCTCTTTTGCAAGGTCAGCCTTTATCACTGCTGTTTTCACACCATACTTTTTCTTTATATCTTCACTGATATTTTCTGCTGCCTCTTTGCTATTCACATAATGAACAATAACATCATATCCTCTTGATGCAAACTCATAGGCTTCTGCCTTCCCCATTCCTCTGCTTGATCCTGTAATCATTGCTACTCTATTCATTCTCTTCATCCTCCAATTTCTCATCATCTTTCTGATTTACTGTTTCCATCCACTCGGGCAGGAATTTTTATGACACTTAAAGGTTCCTCATTTTTATTCGTTCTTCTGTTTCACCTTTCTTAATAAACTGTCTGCAAATCTGTTTTATGTTCCTATTGCTGTTTTTCATACTGTTTCATTCATTTTGTCGATTTTATTTTCTATCCAAACTTGCTCTTTCTTCCAAATAGTACGTTTTCGTACTATTTGAATAGTAGTACGAAAACGTACCATTGTCAAGTGCTATTTTTTCTTTTAACGTTTTCCCCAACTATTACTGCCTGGATGAAGATTTTTTTATTTCACGCAGTATTTTTTGTGATTCTTAAGTAGTTCGCAGTGAAAATTACTGTTTAGATGACAATTTTTCCATTCTGTACCGTATTTTTCGAAAATATCATGTAATTACCAAGAAAAAATACTGTATAAAACAAAGAAAATTTGTTCTATACAGTATTTCCATTTAGGAAGGATTTACAAGGTAACTTGGCAGTCTCTTCCAACTTTCGTCCATTTATTTTCTGATATAAACCGTATATACCTCATCTGTGACCTCATACACCGGAAGGAACATCGTTTCTGTTCCATTGTGTGAGGATTTGTAACTGCTTTGCTGCCATGGATATGCCTCATAAGTATGCTCCACAAAAGGAGTGAGCGCTTCTTCTATGCTTCTTCCATCTAAGCAAAAATGCTTGCCTTCCTCTCCAATTGCTGCTAAAACAATCGGGCCATCGAGAATAGCAGTCACATTCTCATTATCAGATAACCCTTCTCCCAGAAGATGTGAAAAAAATACAACCGAAATTTCTTCTTCGTCAAATTTTTTCGTTATGGAATAGTATTCTTCCCCGGTGTTTATCACCTCCCCATTGATTGCAATACACCCATTTGCCCAGACCGGAATTCGAAAACTTAATTCCATGACATCCGAGGAACTGACGGTAAACTTAAAGGACCATCTGGATTTTGTTTTTCTATTTTTCTCCTCTCCAAACAAGGCTCCAGAACAATATGTCATATCCACTTCCTGTCGGATGGACACTTTTTCCTGATTTAGTGCAAACGAAGCTTCTGAATTGATATATTGTTCAACGGAAACCTTTCTCTTTTCCTCATCCTTATAATAAATGAGGGATGCATATAATGTCTGTGCCTGAACCATAGTTCCGGTACAGCACCAGAAACTTCTGGTCTTATTTCCCCATTGTTTACGGCTGCCGTATCTTAATGGAAGAAAATAAGTTGGCATTCCGGTCACTTTATTCTGCTGCGCCAAAAAGGCATTGTATAAAATGCGTTCAATATAATCGCTATACTCTCTTTTTCCGGTAAAACGATACAGATACTCTGCCAGACGAACCATGTTATACATGGTACAAAATTCCTGCGTTCTCTCGCTGATTGCCTCATAAAAATGATGTGGCGGAATCCAGAATTCACCCGCATTTTGTCCACCGGTCGCATAAGCTTCCCTGTCCCTTTTTGCCTGTTTCCAAAACGCGAGAGCAAGCTTCAACCATTTTTCATCCCCGGTCACCTCATACATACATGCAGCTCCATGCGCTTCCGGAATGGAAGCATTCGCATGATTATCGGTCAATGCATCTTCTCCTTTTGCAAGAAGCGCAAAATCACTGTAAACGCTGTAAGCATCTGCTAACTTAAGATATTTTTCCTTCCTGGTAATCCCATACAGTCTTGCCCATATTTCAAGCATTCCACCTGCTTCCCCTTTTACGACGACCTCAGGCTTATCCTTTAAGTATTTTACCCAGTCGACATACCAGTCGGATGCATGGTCTAATAATTCAAGTGCAGCCTCATAGCCGGTGCATTCGTATGTATCCAACAACCCCATCAACGTCTTATGAAGCGTATATTGAGGCGACCAGATATACTCCTTATTTTCCAAACGCTTCATATATTTTTCTGGAATGGAGCCTATCCACTGCCCGCCATTTGCCTTTTGACATATTTTCAATTCATCAACAATTGTGTATAGTTTTGCCTCTAATTCCCGGTCTTTGTTGATGACTGCAAGATGTGCAGCCGCTGACATCCAATGACCTAGGAAATGTCCCCGCAGCTGACAGGTAGGTGATTCCCATCCCCAATGGATATACGTGTCATCCGGGTCCGAAATCTGTTGTAATCCCGGAAGCATGATTCCGGCTTCCAGATAAAAATTCTGGAGCAATGCCCTGTTATCCAGTTCCATTAAGTAATCTCTGTTTATCTTCTCTCTCTCCTTAAAAAGCCCCTCTGTCAGTCTTACCTCTGATAATTTTAATGACTTCATATCGTTTTCTTCTCCCATTCATTTTTGCGGCAACTCTTGGGTCGCCATTTCCCTATCTTGTGGCTATATATGTACTATAATCGTTTTCATTTTAAAAAAACAGGTGTATTATATGTATATACATGGAAAATTTTTGCTTTTTTGAAAGGATGGAAAAAGTATACGATGAATGAGATAACGTTAAACGAAACAGATGGAATTTATGTAGATAAAATAGACTTTTTAACAGCAAATACACCCTTTTTTCATGTGGATAGAATCGCAAAATCCAATGTTTTTATCTATGTTATCTCAGGATGCATATATGTTTCTGAGGAGGGAATCGATTATGAAATTGCGCCCGGTGATATGATACTTCTAAAACAAGGAACCCATCAATATGGAACAAAGCTGATTGCCGCCGGTACTTCCTGGATTTATGCTCATTTTTATATTGGAAAAATTGTAAAAAGCGAAGTTTTAGATTTTCCTTTGGATTCTTCAAGTATCACTCTTCCAAAGATGGTGCGTAACCTCTTGCAAACAGACTTTTCACAGCGCCTAAAACAAGT
Above is a genomic segment from Roseburia sp. 831b containing:
- a CDS encoding SDR family NAD(P)-dependent oxidoreductase: MNRVAMITGSSRGMGKAEAYEFASRGYDVIVHYVNSKEAAENISEDIKKKYGVKTAVIKADLAKESEVRELASKALEVFGRVDVLVNNAGIALYDEFQKKTVQGFEQSMQVNLYAPFLLTQILGAEMVKNKYGKIVNIATIDVMTTYNAESAEYDASKAALISLTKTSSLQFAPYVNVNCVCPGWVATDMNKDLPQELLDYQASKTCKGRMAKPEEVAKLVAFLASDDAEFIDGEVIKIDGGYKLM
- a CDS encoding beta-L-arabinofuranosidase domain-containing protein produces the protein MKSLKLSEVRLTEGLFKEREKINRDYLMELDNRALLQNFYLEAGIMLPGLQQISDPDDTYIHWGWESPTCQLRGHFLGHWMSAAAHLAVINKDRELEAKLYTIVDELKICQKANGGQWIGSIPEKYMKRLENKEYIWSPQYTLHKTLMGLLDTYECTGYEAALELLDHASDWYVDWVKYLKDKPEVVVKGEAGGMLEIWARLYGITRKEKYLKLADAYSVYSDFALLAKGEDALTDNHANASIPEAHGAACMYEVTGDEKWLKLALAFWKQAKRDREAYATGGQNAGEFWIPPHHFYEAISERTQEFCTMYNMVRLAEYLYRFTGKREYSDYIERILYNAFLAQQNKVTGMPTYFLPLRYGSRKQWGNKTRSFWCCTGTMVQAQTLYASLIYYKDEEKRKVSVEQYINSEASFALNQEKVSIRQEVDMTYCSGALFGEEKNRKTKSRWSFKFTVSSSDVMELSFRIPVWANGCIAINGEVINTGEEYYSITKKFDEEEISVVFFSHLLGEGLSDNENVTAILDGPIVLAAIGEEGKHFCLDGRSIEEALTPFVEHTYEAYPWQQSSYKSSHNGTETMFLPVYEVTDEVYTVYIRK